In Phyllobacterium zundukense, one DNA window encodes the following:
- a CDS encoding ABC transporter substrate-binding protein codes for MKKTIALSLGLAMTLMASSALAADKLVLQLKWVTQGQFAGYYVAKDKGFYEEAGLDVEIKPGGPDVAPPQVIAGGGADVVIDWMPSALATREKGLPLVNIAQPFKRSGMMLTCRKETGITKPEDFKGKTLGVWFGGNEYPFLSWMNHLGLKTDGGPEGVTVLKQGFNVDPLIQKQADCISTMTYNEYWQVIDAGIPEDQLVTFKYEDEKVATLEDGLYVLQKSLDDPKMVDKLARFVKASMKGWEYTRANPDEAATIVLDNDASGAQTEKHQKRMVGEINKLTEGSTGVLDVAAADRTVETLLGGGSDPVITKKPEGAWTTKITDAAK; via the coding sequence ATGAAGAAAACGATCGCACTGTCACTCGGCCTTGCCATGACCTTGATGGCAAGCTCGGCACTGGCTGCCGACAAGCTTGTCCTGCAGCTAAAATGGGTCACGCAGGGCCAGTTTGCCGGCTACTACGTGGCAAAGGACAAGGGCTTCTACGAGGAAGCCGGACTCGATGTCGAGATCAAGCCGGGCGGTCCGGACGTGGCTCCGCCACAGGTGATCGCCGGTGGCGGCGCTGACGTGGTCATCGACTGGATGCCCTCGGCGCTGGCAACGCGCGAAAAGGGCCTGCCGCTGGTCAATATCGCCCAGCCCTTCAAGCGCTCGGGCATGATGCTGACCTGCCGCAAGGAAACCGGCATCACCAAGCCGGAGGACTTCAAGGGCAAGACGCTCGGTGTCTGGTTCGGCGGCAATGAGTATCCGTTCCTGTCCTGGATGAACCATCTCGGTCTCAAGACCGATGGCGGGCCGGAGGGCGTGACCGTTCTCAAGCAGGGCTTCAACGTCGATCCGCTGATCCAGAAGCAGGCCGATTGCATCTCCACGATGACCTACAATGAATATTGGCAGGTCATCGATGCGGGGATTCCAGAAGACCAACTGGTGACGTTCAAATATGAGGACGAGAAGGTCGCCACGCTGGAAGACGGGTTGTACGTGCTGCAGAAGAGCCTGGATGATCCGAAGATGGTCGACAAGCTGGCTCGTTTCGTCAAGGCCTCGATGAAGGGCTGGGAATATACCCGTGCCAATCCGGATGAAGCCGCAACGATCGTGCTCGACAATGATGCCAGCGGTGCCCAGACCGAAAAGCACCAGAAGCGCATGGTTGGCGAGATCAACAAGCTGACGGAAGGCTCAACAGGCGTGCTGGACGTGGCGGCAGCTGATCGCACCGTGGAAACGCTGCTTGGCGGCGGTTCCGATCCGGTCATCACCAAGAAGCCGGAAGGCGCCTGGACGACGAAGATCACTGACGCCGCGAAATAA
- a CDS encoding ABC transporter permease, with translation MKRSPLAIIAFILAAASLVLPTGADVPGLFFFSAPAILFAAAAVALFVPASNTSLVALLVLVHTAAFCLIGLLGSFTITGPAIGYWCLVVAAWLLAWLSVQRLAALRLASPDAQRLVNLALPVLFGAWLLILWEIVVRGFCVPTILLPPPSMIASRIASSVPTLWADFQQTFLKAAIAGYVIGCGSGFLAAIIVDRVPFLRKGLLPIGNLVAALPVVGIAPIMVMWFGSYWESKAAVVVIMTFFPMLVNTVAGLAASGAMERDLMRTYGSSYGQTLLKLRLPAAMPFIFNALKINSTLALIGAIVAEFFGSPIVGMGFRISAEVGRMNVDMVWAEIFVAALAGSLSYGLITLVERAVTFWHPSYRS, from the coding sequence ATGAAGCGCTCACCCCTTGCAATCATCGCCTTCATCCTCGCAGCGGCTTCCCTGGTACTGCCGACAGGCGCCGACGTGCCCGGGCTCTTCTTCTTTTCCGCACCCGCCATTCTCTTTGCTGCGGCGGCTGTGGCGTTGTTTGTGCCAGCTTCAAATACGTCATTGGTCGCCCTGCTTGTGCTGGTTCACACCGCAGCGTTCTGCCTGATAGGCCTGCTTGGCTCCTTTACGATAACCGGCCCTGCGATTGGCTACTGGTGTCTTGTGGTCGCCGCGTGGCTTCTGGCCTGGCTCAGCGTGCAAAGACTTGCCGCACTGAGACTGGCCTCCCCCGACGCACAACGCCTGGTCAATCTCGCTCTGCCCGTGCTGTTCGGGGCATGGCTCTTGATCCTGTGGGAAATCGTCGTGCGCGGCTTCTGCGTCCCGACAATCCTCCTGCCGCCGCCTTCTATGATTGCATCGCGCATCGCGTCGTCGGTGCCGACGCTGTGGGCGGACTTCCAGCAAACCTTCCTGAAGGCCGCGATTGCCGGTTATGTCATCGGCTGCGGCTCCGGCTTTCTGGCGGCGATCATCGTCGACCGCGTGCCCTTTCTGCGCAAGGGCCTGCTCCCGATCGGCAATCTCGTTGCTGCGCTCCCCGTCGTCGGTATCGCCCCGATCATGGTCATGTGGTTCGGCTCCTACTGGGAATCGAAAGCCGCTGTGGTGGTCATCATGACGTTCTTCCCCATGCTGGTGAACACGGTGGCGGGGCTTGCCGCATCGGGAGCGATGGAGCGCGATCTGATGCGCACCTATGGCTCGAGTTACGGCCAGACGCTGCTGAAGCTGCGGCTGCCCGCGGCAATGCCGTTCATCTTCAATGCGCTGAAGATCAATTCGACGCTGGCGCTGATCGGTGCCATCGTCGCCGAGTTCTTCGGCTCGCCCATCGTTGGCATGGGCTTTCGCATATCGGCCGAGGTCGGACGCATGAATGTCGACATGGTCTGGGCTGAGATCTTTGTCGCAGCGCTTGCCGGTTCACTGTCCTATGGACTGATTACCCTTGTCGAACGGGCTGTCACGTTCTGGCATCCGTCGTATAGATCATAA
- a CDS encoding ABC transporter permease: MNFIRNNVIPVGTVLLAIIGLWYVFAVILNAPFERDQAARANTTISTRHLIANTMAQERPVLPAPHQVAAEIRKTVFDISPTSKRSLVYHGWVTLSSTLLGFGLGTLLGVLLAIAIVHSRTLDKSLMPWIITSQTVPILAIAPMIIVVLNTVNITGLLPKAMISTYLSFFPVAVGMVKGLRSPEIMQLDLMRTYNASKAQVLWKLRWPASMPYLFTSMKIAVAISLVGAIVGELPTGAVAGIGARLLAGSYYGQTVQIWAALIAAALMAAVLVSLIGLIANMVNRRMGVRP, translated from the coding sequence ATGAACTTCATCCGCAACAACGTCATTCCGGTGGGCACCGTTCTCCTTGCAATTATTGGGCTCTGGTATGTCTTCGCCGTCATTCTCAATGCACCTTTCGAACGCGATCAGGCGGCGCGTGCCAACACGACGATTTCGACGCGCCATTTGATCGCCAATACCATGGCGCAGGAGCGTCCGGTCCTGCCTGCTCCGCACCAGGTCGCGGCGGAGATACGCAAGACCGTCTTCGATATCAGCCCCACGTCGAAGCGCAGTCTTGTCTACCACGGCTGGGTGACACTCTCCTCGACGCTGCTTGGCTTTGGCCTCGGTACGCTTCTGGGCGTTTTGCTGGCGATCGCCATCGTTCATTCGCGCACGCTCGACAAGAGCCTTATGCCGTGGATCATCACCTCGCAGACCGTGCCGATTCTTGCCATCGCGCCGATGATCATCGTGGTGCTCAACACGGTCAACATCACCGGGCTCCTGCCCAAGGCGATGATCTCGACCTATCTGTCGTTCTTCCCCGTCGCCGTCGGCATGGTGAAGGGCCTGCGCTCGCCGGAGATCATGCAGCTCGATCTGATGCGCACCTATAATGCCTCGAAGGCACAGGTGTTATGGAAGCTGCGCTGGCCGGCATCCATGCCCTATCTCTTCACCTCCATGAAGATCGCTGTTGCCATCAGCCTTGTCGGCGCCATTGTCGGTGAATTGCCGACAGGCGCTGTGGCGGGCATTGGCGCGCGTCTGCTCGCCGGTTCCTATTATGGCCAGACTGTGCAGATCTGGGCGGCACTGATTGCGGCGGCCTTGATGGCGGCTGTTCTCGTCAGCCTGATCGGGTTGATAGCCAACATGGTCAACCGGCGCATGGGAGTGCGGCCATGA
- a CDS encoding GNAT family N-acetyltransferase translates to MIIRAAKLRDMSECAEIVNAWIDATKWMPRVHPKGDVAEFYRDTVFSRFQVFVAENDNHIAGMIALSPDNTVSALYVHGDHRHRGVGKALLDHAKHEADGPVELWTFVANRDAQAFYKREGFKEIGRTDGDNEEKLPDILYRWQPGSAEVEP, encoded by the coding sequence ATGATCATCCGTGCCGCCAAACTGCGCGACATGTCCGAATGCGCGGAGATCGTCAACGCCTGGATTGATGCCACGAAATGGATGCCGCGCGTCCACCCCAAGGGAGATGTGGCCGAATTCTATCGCGACACCGTCTTTTCGCGGTTTCAGGTCTTTGTGGCCGAGAATGACAATCACATCGCCGGCATGATCGCCCTGTCCCCGGACAATACTGTGAGTGCGCTCTACGTGCATGGCGATCATCGCCACAGGGGTGTTGGCAAAGCGCTGCTCGATCACGCGAAACATGAAGCCGATGGGCCGGTTGAACTCTGGACATTCGTCGCCAACCGCGATGCGCAGGCGTTCTATAAGCGCGAGGGATTCAAGGAAATTGGGCGAACAGACGGCGACAATGAAGAGAAGCTGCCGGATATTCTCTACCGCTGGCAACCGGGTAGCGCTGAGGTGGAGCCATGA
- a CDS encoding ABC transporter ATP-binding protein produces the protein MTVVALRPKAKTMADAAPKNVIDVKDLSLVFQTNDGPVNALANINLSVNGGEFVSFIGPSGCGKTTLLRVIADLEQPTSGTISVNGITPSEARQKRAYGYVFQAAALYPWRTIGGNISLPLEVMGVPKAERKERIARNLELVNLSGFEKKFPWQLSGGMQQRASIARALSFDPDLLLMDEPFGALDEIVRDHLNEELLKLWAKTQKTVIFVTHSIPEAVFLSTKIVVMSPRPGRIHEIIDCDLGPERTLDIRETPKFLEIAHRVREGLRHGHSYDEAHL, from the coding sequence ATGACAGTCGTCGCGCTCCGACCCAAGGCGAAGACGATGGCAGATGCGGCGCCGAAAAATGTGATTGATGTGAAGGACCTATCGCTGGTCTTCCAGACCAATGATGGGCCGGTCAACGCTCTGGCCAATATCAATCTTTCGGTCAATGGCGGCGAGTTCGTCTCCTTCATCGGCCCGTCCGGCTGCGGCAAGACCACGCTGCTGCGTGTGATCGCCGATCTCGAACAGCCGACCTCGGGCACGATCTCCGTCAATGGCATCACACCCTCCGAGGCGCGGCAGAAGCGTGCCTACGGCTACGTGTTCCAGGCGGCCGCGCTCTATCCATGGCGCACGATCGGCGGGAATATTTCCCTGCCGCTGGAAGTGATGGGTGTGCCCAAGGCGGAGCGCAAGGAGCGCATTGCCAGGAACCTGGAGCTGGTCAATCTTTCCGGTTTCGAGAAGAAGTTTCCGTGGCAATTGTCCGGAGGCATGCAGCAGCGCGCCTCCATTGCCCGCGCGCTTTCCTTCGACCCCGATTTGCTGTTGATGGACGAGCCCTTCGGCGCGCTCGACGAGATTGTCCGCGATCATCTCAATGAGGAACTGCTGAAGCTTTGGGCGAAGACGCAGAAGACTGTGATTTTTGTCACCCACTCCATTCCGGAGGCGGTGTTCCTTTCCACCAAGATCGTGGTCATGAGCCCGCGGCCCGGCCGGATTCACGAGATCATCGATTGCGATCTCGGCCCGGAACGCACGCTCGATATCCGCGAAACGCCGAAGTTTCTGGAGATTGCCCACCGGGTGCGTGAGGGGCTGCGCCACGGTCATTCCTACGACGAGGCGCATCTATGA
- the hydA gene encoding dihydropyrimidinase, whose product MATKVIKGGTIIAADRTYKADVLIDGETIAAIGADLSGDETIDATGCYLMPGGIDPHTHLEMPFMGTHSSDDFDTGTAAALAGGTTMVVDFVLPGADGLLVALQDWFQKAGKARTDYSFHMAITSWNKQVFDEMPKVVERGINTFKHFMAYKGALMVDDDEMFASFMRCAEIGAMPLVHAENGDVVAHLQQKLLAEGNTGPEAHGYSRPPEVEGEAANRAIMIADQAGVPLYIVHVSCEQAHEAIRRARAKGMRVYGEPLVQHLTLDESEYKNEDWDYAARRVMSPPFRDKIHQDGLWAGLASGSLQVVATDHCAFTTQQKRFGVGDFTKIPNGTGGLEDRLPVLWTKGVRTGRLTPNEFVAVTSTNIARILNIYPRKGAILPGSDADIVIWDPNASKVISAKTQKSAIDYNVFEGIEVTGLPRMTLSRGQIAFKDGEVLAPTGSGRFVEREANAPANRALSTWKELTAPRRVERDPKNIPAGV is encoded by the coding sequence ATGGCTACGAAAGTGATCAAGGGCGGCACCATCATCGCCGCCGACCGCACCTACAAGGCGGATGTTCTGATCGACGGCGAAACCATCGCCGCCATCGGTGCTGATCTTTCCGGCGATGAGACTATCGACGCGACGGGCTGCTATCTGATGCCGGGGGGCATAGATCCGCATACCCATCTCGAGATGCCTTTCATGGGCACCCATTCCTCCGACGATTTCGATACGGGCACGGCTGCCGCTCTCGCGGGCGGCACGACCATGGTGGTCGACTTCGTTCTGCCAGGCGCCGATGGCCTGCTCGTTGCCCTGCAGGACTGGTTCCAGAAGGCGGGCAAGGCTCGCACCGACTATTCCTTCCACATGGCGATCACCAGCTGGAACAAGCAGGTTTTTGACGAGATGCCGAAAGTGGTCGAGCGCGGCATCAACACCTTCAAGCACTTCATGGCCTATAAGGGCGCGCTTATGGTGGATGATGACGAGATGTTCGCCTCGTTCATGCGCTGCGCCGAGATCGGCGCCATGCCGCTGGTGCACGCTGAGAATGGCGATGTCGTTGCGCATCTCCAGCAGAAGCTCTTGGCTGAAGGCAATACCGGTCCGGAAGCCCATGGCTATTCGCGCCCGCCGGAAGTCGAAGGCGAGGCGGCCAACCGCGCCATCATGATCGCCGACCAGGCGGGGGTGCCGCTCTACATCGTGCATGTCTCCTGCGAACAGGCGCATGAAGCCATTCGCCGTGCCAGGGCAAAGGGCATGCGGGTCTATGGCGAGCCGCTGGTCCAGCACCTGACGCTCGATGAGAGCGAATACAAGAACGAGGACTGGGACTATGCGGCACGCCGGGTGATGTCGCCGCCCTTCCGCGACAAGATCCATCAGGATGGTCTGTGGGCCGGCCTTGCCTCGGGCAGCCTGCAGGTCGTCGCCACCGACCATTGCGCCTTCACCACGCAGCAAAAGCGTTTCGGCGTCGGCGATTTCACCAAGATCCCGAATGGTACGGGCGGGCTTGAGGATCGCTTGCCGGTGCTATGGACCAAGGGTGTGCGTACCGGCCGCCTGACGCCGAATGAGTTCGTAGCAGTCACCTCCACCAATATTGCCCGCATTCTCAATATCTACCCGCGCAAGGGGGCGATCCTCCCGGGTTCCGATGCGGATATCGTCATCTGGGATCCGAACGCATCGAAGGTTATTTCGGCCAAGACGCAGAAATCCGCCATCGACTACAATGTCTTCGAGGGTATCGAAGTAACCGGCCTGCCGCGCATGACCCTGTCACGCGGCCAGATCGCTTTCAAGGATGGCGAGGTGCTGGCGCCGACGGGCAGTGGCCGCTTTGTCGAACGCGAAGCCAATGCGCCGGCAAATCGTGCACTTTCCACTTGGAAGGAATTGACGGCACCGCGTAGAGTAGAGCGCGATCCGAAGAATATTCCGGCAGGCGTCTGA
- a CDS encoding Zn-dependent hydrolase has product MTLTGNLRINGDRLWDSLMEMAKIGPGVRGGNNRQTLTDEDGEGRRLFQSWCEKAGLSMGVDTMGNMFFTRKGTDPDALPVYVGSHLDTQPTGGKYDGVLGVLGGLELIRTLNDLNIQTKHPIVVVNWTNEEGTRFAPAMLASGVFAGIHEQDWAYDRVDAKGKKFGDELERIGWKGDEQVGARKMHALFELHIEQGPILEAEGKDIGVVTHGQGLWWLQITLTGKESHTGSTPMPMRKNAGLGMARITELVHTVAMAHQPSAVGAIGHVDVYPNSRNVIPGKVVFTVDIRSPDLATLSAMKAEIEDKAPRIAKELGLEIAIEEAGHFDPVTFNEGCVAAVRSAAERLGYTHRNIVSGAGHDACWINRVAPTAMVMCPCVDGLSHNEDEDISKEWAAAGADVLLHAVLETAEIVA; this is encoded by the coding sequence ATGACGCTCACGGGAAATCTCAGGATCAACGGCGACCGTCTCTGGGACAGCCTGATGGAGATGGCGAAGATCGGGCCGGGCGTGCGCGGCGGCAACAACCGCCAGACGCTGACCGATGAAGACGGCGAAGGCCGCCGCCTGTTCCAGTCCTGGTGCGAAAAGGCGGGCCTCTCCATGGGCGTCGACACCATGGGCAACATGTTCTTTACCCGCAAGGGGACAGACCCGGATGCACTGCCTGTCTATGTCGGCAGCCATCTCGATACGCAGCCGACCGGCGGCAAGTATGACGGCGTCCTCGGCGTCCTTGGCGGGCTCGAACTGATCCGTACGCTGAACGACCTCAACATCCAGACCAAGCATCCCATCGTCGTGGTCAACTGGACCAATGAGGAAGGCACGCGCTTTGCACCGGCGATGCTGGCCTCCGGTGTTTTTGCCGGCATCCACGAACAGGATTGGGCCTACGACCGGGTAGACGCCAAGGGCAAGAAGTTCGGCGACGAACTGGAGCGTATCGGCTGGAAGGGTGATGAGCAGGTTGGAGCGCGCAAGATGCATGCGCTGTTCGAGCTGCACATCGAGCAAGGTCCTATCCTCGAAGCCGAAGGCAAGGATATCGGCGTCGTCACCCATGGCCAGGGCCTGTGGTGGCTGCAGATCACACTGACGGGCAAGGAAAGCCATACCGGTTCGACGCCGATGCCAATGCGCAAGAACGCCGGGCTCGGCATGGCGCGGATCACCGAGCTCGTCCACACCGTCGCCATGGCGCATCAGCCAAGCGCCGTCGGGGCGATCGGCCACGTGGATGTCTACCCGAACTCGCGCAACGTCATTCCGGGCAAGGTGGTTTTCACCGTCGATATCCGCTCGCCAGACCTTGCAACGCTCAGTGCTATGAAGGCGGAAATCGAGGACAAGGCGCCAAGGATCGCCAAGGAGCTTGGCCTTGAGATTGCAATCGAAGAGGCCGGTCATTTCGACCCGGTCACCTTCAATGAAGGCTGCGTGGCCGCCGTTCGTAGCGCCGCTGAACGGCTGGGCTACACACACCGCAATATTGTTTCAGGTGCGGGTCATGACGCCTGCTGGATCAATCGCGTTGCGCCGACCGCCATGGTCATGTGCCCATGCGTCGACGGGCTCAGCCACAATGAGGATGAGGATATTTCGAAGGAATGGGCTGCCGCGGGCGCAGACGTCCTGCTGCATGCGGTTCTGGAGACGGCGGAGATCGTGGCGTGA
- a CDS encoding aspartate aminotransferase family protein, which yields MSKSALGTNNLDAFWMPFTANRQFKQNPRLLVSAKDMHFKSHDGREILDGTAGLWCCNAGHARPKIVEAVQKQVAELDYAPAFQMGHPKVFELAARLAAMLPSPIDHVFFTNSGSESVDTALKIALAYHRAKGNGTKTKLIGRERGYHGVGFGGISVGGISGNRKTFGNALGGIDHIRHTHDPARNAFTRGEPEYGVEFADDLEKVIALHDASNIAAVIVEPVAGSTGVLIPPKGYLTRLREICTKHDILLIFDEVITGFGRLGTPFAVDYFGVIPDLVTTAKGITSGVIPMGAVFATKDIYEAFMTGPENMIELFHGYTYSGHPIACAAALATLDTYEDEGLMTRAAELSDYWADALHALKGLPHVIDIRNLGLIGAIELQPIDGAPTKRAFQAFLDAYEKGVLIRTTGDIIALSPPLIISKGQIEHLFDTLADVLKNLA from the coding sequence ATGTCGAAATCGGCATTGGGGACCAACAATCTCGACGCGTTCTGGATGCCGTTCACGGCTAACCGGCAGTTCAAGCAGAATCCCCGTCTCCTGGTCAGCGCCAAGGACATGCATTTCAAGTCGCATGATGGCCGCGAGATCCTCGATGGCACCGCTGGACTCTGGTGCTGCAACGCCGGTCACGCCCGCCCGAAGATTGTCGAGGCCGTGCAGAAGCAGGTTGCCGAACTCGACTACGCGCCCGCCTTCCAGATGGGCCATCCCAAAGTATTCGAGCTTGCCGCCCGGCTTGCTGCCATGCTGCCATCGCCGATCGACCATGTATTCTTCACCAATTCCGGTTCGGAATCGGTCGACACGGCGCTGAAGATTGCGCTTGCCTATCACCGCGCCAAGGGTAACGGCACCAAGACCAAGCTGATCGGCCGTGAGCGCGGCTATCACGGCGTCGGCTTCGGCGGCATTTCCGTCGGTGGCATTTCCGGCAATCGCAAGACTTTCGGCAATGCGCTTGGCGGCATCGATCACATTCGCCATACGCACGATCCGGCGCGCAACGCATTCACGCGCGGCGAACCGGAATATGGCGTCGAGTTCGCCGACGATCTGGAGAAGGTCATCGCCCTGCACGATGCCTCCAACATCGCTGCGGTCATCGTCGAGCCGGTGGCTGGATCGACCGGCGTGCTCATCCCGCCGAAGGGTTACCTGACGCGCCTGCGCGAGATCTGCACCAAGCACGACATTTTGCTGATCTTCGACGAGGTCATCACCGGTTTCGGTCGTCTTGGCACACCCTTTGCGGTCGATTATTTCGGCGTCATTCCCGATCTCGTCACCACGGCCAAGGGCATCACCAGCGGCGTGATCCCCATGGGCGCGGTCTTCGCTACGAAGGATATCTATGAAGCGTTCATGACCGGTCCGGAAAACATGATCGAGCTGTTCCACGGCTATACTTATTCGGGCCATCCGATCGCCTGCGCCGCGGCGCTGGCAACGCTCGATACCTATGAAGACGAAGGCCTGATGACCAGAGCCGCCGAGCTTTCGGACTACTGGGCCGATGCACTCCACGCGCTCAAGGGCCTGCCGCATGTCATCGACATCCGCAATCTCGGCCTGATAGGTGCCATTGAACTGCAGCCGATCGACGGCGCACCGACCAAACGCGCGTTCCAGGCCTTTCTCGATGCCTATGAAAAAGGTGTGCTCATCCGCACGACCGGCGATATCATCGCGCTATCGCCGCCGCTCATCATCAGCAAGGGCCAGATCGAGCACCTTTTTGATACGCTGGCCGACGTTCTGAAGAACCTCGCATAA